AAGATCTTACTACTTTTACACGTCAATTTGCAGTGGTATTGGAGGCAGGGCTTCCAATTGTAAAAAGCCTTGAAGTTCTTGCAGAACAACAGAAAAATCCATATTTTAAAAATGTCCTCAAAGAAATTAAATTAAAAGTAGAAACAGGAAGTAGTTTAAGTGATGCTATGGCAGAATATCCTAAAGTATTCGATAGTCTTTATGTTCATATGGTAAGATCTGGAGAAACAAGCGGAAATCTTGATGTGATATTAAAAAGATTAGCAGGCTATTTAGAAAGAATATTAAGTTTAAAATCAAAAATAAAACATGCTATGGTTTATCCCTCACTTATAGTAATAGTTACCATAGCTGTAATCTCAATTATTATGCTATTTGTTATTCCTAAGTTTGCAGAAATTTATGAAAGTGCAGGACAGGCTCTTCCTTTACCAACCCAAATTTTAATCAGTATTAGCAATAATTTTGGGAAAATTCTTATAGTTTTTATTATTTTATTAGCAGGACTAATCATAGGAATTAGATATTACCGAAATACAGAAATAGGAAGATATAATACAGATAAAATAATTTTTAGTCTTCCCCTTTTAGGAGAACTTTTTAAAAAAGCTGCTGTTGCAAGAGTGGCTCGTACTCTTGCAAATCTCATAGGGGGAGGAGTTCCTTTGTTGCCAGCCTTAACCATAGCAGGTGAAACTTCAGGAAATAAAGTTTTAGAGAAGGCTATGGAGGAAGTAAGAATAAATGTATCTGCAGGTCAATCCCTTGCAGATCCTATGTTTTATACAGGAGTATTTCCTTATCTTTTAGTAGAAATGGTTAGAGTAGGAGAACTTACTGGTAGATTGGAAGATATGTTAAATAGAGTAGCTGACTTTTTTGAAGAAGAAGTGGATAGAATGGTTAATACTTTGTCAACTCTTATAGAGCCTATACTTATAGTATTTCTTGGAATTGTAATAGGTGGTATTTTAATTTCTTTATATTTACCTATCTTCAAACTTGGAGAAGTAATAGGAGGAATGAAATAATCTATTAGATAGGAAATGGGTGAATGTTTAGAATATACAAATCTGAAAATGGTTTGCTTGTTCCTGCAGATAAACCCTCACCTCATACATGGGTTTGTCTTTTTAATCCCTCAGAAGAAGAAATTTCTTATATAGAACAAAAATTTAAAATCCTTCCAGAATTTTTAAGATATCCCTTGGATGAAGAAGAAAGACCTCGCATAGAAAAGGAAGAACAACAGATTTTAATTATATTGAGAATTCCTGATGTAGTTTCAAAAGGTCTTTTTATAAGATACGAAACTATTCCCCTTGGTATCATTTTAACCGAAGAAAATATAATCACAGTTTGTTTAAAGGATCATCCTATATTTGAAGAATTTATAGCTATTGCTAATAAAAGCAAAACCTTTAATTTAGCAAAACCAGTTTATTTTATTTTAAATTTCATCTTAGCTGTGACCTCTCTTTATATTAAACTTTTGCGTCAAATTGATAGAACTCTTGAAGAATATGAAGAGGAGGTTTTTAGGGCTATTGAAAATGAGGAAATTATAAAAATGTTAAGTATTGAAAAAACACTTACCTATTTTAATACCTCCCTTCAAGGAAATGACACAGTTCTTATCAAGATTCAAAGCGGAAGATATCTTCATTTAGCAGAGGAAGAAATGGAGCTTTTAGAAGATGTTCAGATTGAGAATAGACAAGCTATAGAAATGACAAAAGTTTTTCTAAATATTATGGCAAATACAATGGATGCCTATACCTCAATAATTAATAACAATCTTAACTTAATTATGAAATTTTTAGCAAGTATTGCTATAATTCTTGCCATCCCTAATATTATTTACAGTATGTATGGAATGAATATTCCCTTACCTTTTCAGGGCTCTTCTTATGCCTTCTTTTTTGTTAATATTCTGACTTTTCTTTTATGTTTCTTTGTTTTCTTTGTCCTTCGCAAAAAAAGATATCTTTAAAAAAGGGTATTTAAATGGACCTTTTTGCGGCATTTTTTCTTGGTCTAATTCAAGGATTAACAGAATTTCTTCCTATTTCAAGCACAGGGCACCTTATTTTGGTAGAAAAATTTTTTAATACCTTTACTTCTCTTTCCTTTGATGCTTTTATTCATCTTGGTTCATTTTTTGCGATAGTTAGTTATTTTTGGAAAGACCTAAGAGAAATTTGGAATTATAAATGGTTTATTTTGGTCTCAGCTTTCCCTGGTGCAATTGCAGGTTTTACTTTAGAACACATAGTAGAAACCTATTTAAGAACACCTTTTATAGTAGGGTTAGGATTAATAATTATGAGTATTCCCATGATCTTAGGGGAGATTATGGGGAAAAAGAGCTCTGAAATTAAAGAGCTTAATTTTTTAAAAGCTTTTATTATAGGGGTTTTTCAAGCTTTAGCTCTTATTCCAGGAACATCAAGAAGTGGGATAACTATTTCAGCTGGGCTTTTGTTAGGACTTAAAAGAGAAGTTTCTGCCCGATACTCCTTTTTAGCAGGGGCACCTCTTATTCTTGGAGCAGGACTTTATGAAGGTATAAAGCTCTTTAAATCTTCCTTTATCCCTTTAGACCTTGCTTTAGTAGGTTTTTTTTCTTCAGGGGTTTTTAGCTTTTTAGCTATAGCTTTTTTAATCCCTTTTTTAAAGCGTCACTCCCTTTATCCCTTTGTAATTTACAGAATTCTGTTAGGCTTGCTCATAATATTTTACTTTGGAAGTTAATAAATAATGGCTGAGATTAAAAACCTTACCTTAGAAACAGAAGAAATTTCTATAAGAGGAGAAACTCTAAAAATTTTTCTTCCTGCAAAATTGGAAGAAATCTTTCAAGGAGACCCTTTTTTAGAAGTAGAAAAATTCCCCTTTTGGGCAAAGATTTGGGAAGCAAGTCTTGTTCTTGCTGATTATGTAGCAACCCTTGAGCCTCCCAAAAAAATTTTAGAACTTGGAGCAGGACTCGGAGTTCCAAGCCTTGTAGCTGCAAAGTTTGGACATGATGTTCTTGCCACAGATTATGAAGAACTTCCCCTTGAATTCATAAAACTTTCAGCTAAAGAAAATAATCTAAAGGTTAAAACAAAAATCTTAGATTGGAGAAATCCCGATCTTTCTCAAAAATTTGATTTAATAATAGGCTCAGAAATAGTTTTTAGAAAAAGCCTTTTTGAACCATTAATTGAACTTTTTAAAAACTATCTTGAAGATGAAGGAGAAGTAATTTTATCCCATCCCTCAGAAAGAAAAAGGGTCTTAATTCCCTTTTTGTATGAAGCGCAAAAATATTTTAAAGTTTTAACAAGTATAAGAAGATTTAAAAGTAATGGAGAAGCTGTGGAAATAATTTTAAATAAACTTTTGAAAATTAAATGAAGGTTTTATCTGCTCTTAAATATGCAAAGGAAGTCCTTTCAGAAATAGAAAATGAGGAATATGCAAAATGGGAAGCCCTTCTTATTCTTTCCCATCTCTTAAATGTTCCTCCACTTAATGTTTATTTATATCTTGATAAAGAAATTCCTCAAAAAAGTTTTTTAAAGATTCTTGAAGAAAGAAAAAAGAAAAAGCCCTTGCCCTATATTTTAAAAACCACCTATTTTTGGGGAAGGAAGTTTTATATAGAGGAAGGTGTTTTAATTCCCAGACAGGATACAGAAATTTT
The window above is part of the Thermodesulfobacterium geofontis OPF15 genome. Proteins encoded here:
- a CDS encoding type II secretion system F family protein — encoded protein: MPLFEWQGKSVTGEIRSGVLDAPNQQLVEVYLRRLNIIPIKIKPKKETTFALFRRKSVSGKDLTTFTRQFAVVLEAGLPIVKSLEVLAEQQKNPYFKNVLKEIKLKVETGSSLSDAMAEYPKVFDSLYVHMVRSGETSGNLDVILKRLAGYLERILSLKSKIKHAMVYPSLIVIVTIAVISIIMLFVIPKFAEIYESAGQALPLPTQILISISNNFGKILIVFIILLAGLIIGIRYYRNTEIGRYNTDKIIFSLPLLGELFKKAAVARVARTLANLIGGGVPLLPALTIAGETSGNKVLEKAMEEVRINVSAGQSLADPMFYTGVFPYLLVEMVRVGELTGRLEDMLNRVADFFEEEVDRMVNTLSTLIEPILIVFLGIVIGGILISLYLPIFKLGEVIGGMK
- a CDS encoding magnesium transporter CorA family protein; this translates as MFRIYKSENGLLVPADKPSPHTWVCLFNPSEEEISYIEQKFKILPEFLRYPLDEEERPRIEKEEQQILIILRIPDVVSKGLFIRYETIPLGIILTEENIITVCLKDHPIFEEFIAIANKSKTFNLAKPVYFILNFILAVTSLYIKLLRQIDRTLEEYEEEVFRAIENEEIIKMLSIEKTLTYFNTSLQGNDTVLIKIQSGRYLHLAEEEMELLEDVQIENRQAIEMTKVFLNIMANTMDAYTSIINNNLNLIMKFLASIAIILAIPNIIYSMYGMNIPLPFQGSSYAFFFVNILTFLLCFFVFFVLRKKRYL
- a CDS encoding class I SAM-dependent methyltransferase, with product MAEIKNLTLETEEISIRGETLKIFLPAKLEEIFQGDPFLEVEKFPFWAKIWEASLVLADYVATLEPPKKILELGAGLGVPSLVAAKFGHDVLATDYEELPLEFIKLSAKENNLKVKTKILDWRNPDLSQKFDLIIGSEIVFRKSLFEPLIELFKNYLEDEGEVILSHPSERKRVLIPFLYEAQKYFKVLTSIRRFKSNGEAVEIILNKLLKIK
- a CDS encoding undecaprenyl-diphosphate phosphatase, which codes for MDLFAAFFLGLIQGLTEFLPISSTGHLILVEKFFNTFTSLSFDAFIHLGSFFAIVSYFWKDLREIWNYKWFILVSAFPGAIAGFTLEHIVETYLRTPFIVGLGLIIMSIPMILGEIMGKKSSEIKELNFLKAFIIGVFQALALIPGTSRSGITISAGLLLGLKREVSARYSFLAGAPLILGAGLYEGIKLFKSSFIPLDLALVGFFSSGVFSFLAIAFLIPFLKRHSLYPFVIYRILLGLLIIFYFGS